One Elgaria multicarinata webbii isolate HBS135686 ecotype San Diego chromosome 6, rElgMul1.1.pri, whole genome shotgun sequence DNA segment encodes these proteins:
- the HSPB3 gene encoding heat shock protein beta-3: protein MEGVVIRHWVENPVRYQEYFANQDLEACKLNHSLYALPGPAIAAETKNMHRAAKSTTETEQNSTDEEKPQFQVLLDVVQFRPEDVIIQTFEGWLLIKAQHGPRMDEHGFITRSFTRQYKLPDGVETKDLTALFCHDGILVIETKTLSRK from the coding sequence ATGGAAGGAGTGGTTATTCGGCATTGGGTGGAAAATCCAGTACGTTATCAGGAATATTTTGCTAATCAAGATTTGGAAGCGTGCAAATTAAATCACTCTCTGTATGCCTTGCCAGgcccagccattgctgctgagaCAAAGAACATGCATAGAGCCGCCAAGAGTACAACTGAAACTGAGCAGAACAGCACAGATGAAGAAAAGCCTCAATTTCAAGTCTTACTAGATGTTGTGCAGTTCCGTCCTGAAGATGTTATCATTCAAACCTTTGAAGGTTGGCTCCTGATCAAAGCTCAGCATGGACCCAGAATGGATGAACATGGCTTTATAACCAGAAGCTTTACTAGACAATACAAATTGCCAGATGGAGTTGAAACAAAAGATCTGACTGCTCTCTTCTGCCACGATGGCATTTTGGTTATTGAAACTAAGACCCTTAGCAGGAAATGA